One stretch of Pedobacter riviphilus DNA includes these proteins:
- a CDS encoding TonB-dependent receptor: protein MITIIKKIESKSGYQSFYNSTLLKNAGTVTVDLKDATLEQALEQVLKNKPLGFEIIDDIFIIKRKKNDRLAVPLFVFDQVIGKVLDEKGLPIPGASIKVKNKSIGTVTDNEGKFQLNVSKGDVLLISYVGYAVKEITYTGQKAIEVSLVVVSNQMTDVVVIGYGTVKRKNVTGAISSVKTEDLNTSTSTNIGQALAGRASGVAALQTSGQPGAGVTLQIRSNPSFASAGALYVIDGVVVNDNSAEPMSGTRYGAAGVDRSPLNFINPNDIESIDFLKDASATSIYGARAGGGVVLITTKKGKGGKPSLDYSGSHAFQKAFDFYDILSTKEYMVERNKILQEKWMLDNRIAPYGNVPASSVTPFVPKFTQQQIDNQQEYPSALDAITRKGFTDQHNLSLSGSANDGKTKYFASGNYLNQQGVLAHSDLKRYNGRLNLEQAIGDKFKIGANIISSNSNANNANVGTGANEYSGMILSAFYYPANLPLTDAAGNYIINPDYQNSPNPASFLDVTDYTKSARLLTSGFAEWNIIKGLSARANFSYDQSTAKRYSYLPKTFLYGARAGGQATITERNSTSKLMEYVLNYSHNFGEKNKITALAGHSYQVSDFEGFNAANDHFATDNFLFNNLGFGTAPRPTVGSYRNPTKIWKSYFARLIYELNDRYILTASIRRDGASNFAENKKYGTFPGISAAWIISEEPFFKEKIPLFDQLKLRAGYGSTGNSELEGSAFQYYSPDLNYVFGGVTYPGVVLSQISNPNLTWETQRDINVGLDFGVLKNRISGSFDYFNRTVSNLLTYIPLATDFPVKQAAFNSGKTRSKGWDFNLTTKNFISSSNGFTWTSTFNLSHYYDSWVERDPSVLKTLDKFIDPHGPFNGIYGYVSDGIYNGNGAAPSWMPGILPGGIVLKDLNGFDAAGNLTGVPDGKITSADKVLLGVNGPRYSFGFSNTFSYKNFDLSVYMYGFIQKKLNSDYSSAFATYAQLGQFGWNVLSIAKDRWSPTNPNATLPTGLPDPYASYAATSDYWLENANFIRCRDITLGYRVDNKLISKQNVIKSLKLSLNVQNPFIITKYRGIDPELQNYLAYPMTKSFTIGVNAGF from the coding sequence TTGATAACAATTATTAAAAAAATAGAGAGCAAGAGTGGTTACCAGTCATTCTACAATTCGACGCTGTTGAAAAATGCAGGTACGGTAACTGTAGATTTGAAGGACGCTACATTAGAACAGGCCCTTGAACAGGTTTTAAAAAATAAACCATTGGGGTTCGAAATAATAGATGATATTTTTATAATTAAAAGAAAAAAGAATGACCGGTTAGCCGTTCCATTATTTGTGTTCGATCAGGTAATCGGAAAGGTGCTGGACGAAAAAGGGTTGCCCATTCCTGGTGCTAGCATAAAGGTCAAGAATAAAAGCATCGGAACTGTTACAGATAACGAAGGTAAATTTCAATTAAATGTTAGTAAAGGCGATGTCCTTTTGATCAGTTACGTGGGCTACGCAGTAAAGGAGATTACTTATACCGGACAGAAAGCTATCGAAGTTTCTTTGGTTGTTGTAAGTAACCAGATGACAGATGTGGTTGTAATTGGATATGGTACGGTGAAGCGTAAAAACGTAACGGGTGCGATATCTTCTGTAAAAACAGAAGATTTAAACACATCGACCTCAACCAATATCGGTCAGGCACTTGCAGGGCGTGCATCTGGTGTGGCTGCATTACAGACAAGCGGGCAGCCAGGGGCAGGGGTAACTTTACAGATTCGGAGTAATCCGTCATTTGCTTCTGCGGGTGCCTTATATGTAATAGATGGAGTAGTGGTTAATGATAATTCAGCAGAACCTATGTCGGGTACCCGTTATGGTGCGGCAGGTGTAGATCGTTCACCTTTGAATTTTATTAACCCTAATGATATTGAATCAATAGATTTCCTAAAGGATGCAAGTGCTACTTCCATTTATGGTGCCAGAGCGGGCGGAGGTGTTGTATTGATTACTACAAAAAAAGGAAAGGGTGGAAAACCTAGCCTTGATTATAGTGGGAGCCATGCTTTCCAAAAAGCATTTGATTTTTATGATATATTATCAACTAAAGAGTACATGGTGGAACGCAATAAGATCCTGCAAGAAAAATGGATGCTGGATAACCGTATTGCGCCTTATGGAAACGTCCCTGCTTCATCTGTAACCCCATTTGTTCCAAAGTTTACGCAACAACAGATCGATAATCAACAGGAATATCCAAGTGCTCTTGATGCAATAACCAGAAAGGGCTTTACCGATCAGCATAACTTATCTTTGTCGGGATCCGCTAACGATGGAAAAACCAAGTATTTTGCTTCTGGCAATTATTTGAATCAGCAAGGAGTTCTGGCGCATTCAGATCTAAAAAGATATAATGGAAGATTGAATTTAGAACAGGCGATAGGCGACAAATTTAAAATAGGTGCCAATATCATCAGTTCAAATTCAAATGCTAATAATGCTAATGTGGGTACAGGTGCTAACGAATATTCAGGCATGATTTTGTCTGCCTTTTATTATCCGGCAAACCTTCCATTGACTGATGCGGCCGGAAATTATATCATCAATCCTGATTACCAAAACTCGCCTAACCCAGCTTCTTTTCTTGATGTGACAGATTATACCAAAAGTGCTAGATTATTAACCAGTGGTTTTGCAGAGTGGAATATTATAAAAGGGCTTTCGGCAAGGGCAAATTTTAGCTACGACCAATCTACGGCAAAAAGGTATTCTTATTTACCGAAAACATTTTTGTATGGTGCAAGGGCAGGCGGACAAGCAACGATTACCGAAAGAAACTCCACATCCAAGTTGATGGAATATGTATTGAACTATTCTCATAATTTTGGAGAAAAAAATAAGATTACAGCCTTAGCCGGACATTCTTATCAAGTGAGCGATTTTGAAGGCTTTAACGCTGCAAACGATCATTTTGCTACTGATAATTTTCTCTTTAATAATTTAGGTTTTGGTACAGCTCCAAGGCCAACTGTCGGATCATATCGTAATCCAACTAAAATATGGAAATCTTATTTTGCAAGGTTAATATATGAGCTTAATGACAGATATATTTTAACGGCAAGTATCAGGAGAGACGGTGCCTCTAATTTTGCCGAAAATAAAAAATATGGTACATTTCCGGGTATTTCTGCTGCATGGATAATATCGGAGGAACCATTTTTTAAGGAAAAAATACCGCTGTTTGATCAACTAAAGCTTAGAGCAGGTTATGGTTCAACCGGAAACAGTGAACTTGAGGGAAGTGCTTTTCAATACTACTCGCCCGATTTAAACTATGTATTTGGAGGTGTTACCTATCCAGGCGTTGTTTTGAGTCAGATCAGTAACCCTAATTTAACCTGGGAAACGCAAAGAGATATAAACGTAGGTCTGGACTTTGGTGTTTTAAAAAATAGAATTTCAGGATCATTCGATTATTTTAACAGAACAGTTAGTAATCTGCTCACATACATTCCTTTAGCTACAGACTTTCCTGTTAAGCAGGCTGCTTTCAATTCAGGAAAAACGAGGAGTAAAGGTTGGGACTTTAACTTAACTACGAAAAATTTTATTAGCAGCTCTAATGGTTTTACTTGGACATCTACTTTCAATCTTTCCCATTATTATGATTCATGGGTAGAGAGAGATCCATCAGTATTGAAAACTCTCGATAAATTTATAGACCCGCATGGTCCATTTAATGGAATTTATGGTTATGTTTCTGATGGGATCTACAATGGTAATGGGGCAGCGCCATCCTGGATGCCAGGCATATTACCTGGTGGTATTGTTTTAAAGGATCTAAACGGATTTGATGCAGCTGGAAACCTAACCGGTGTACCAGATGGAAAGATCACCTCAGCGGATAAAGTATTGTTAGGCGTAAATGGGCCTAGATATAGTTTCGGTTTTAGCAACACCTTCTCTTATAAAAATTTCGACTTGTCTGTTTATATGTATGGCTTTATTCAAAAGAAACTGAATTCGGATTATTCTTCTGCATTTGCAACCTATGCACAGCTTGGTCAGTTTGGTTGGAATGTGTTAAGTATTGCCAAAGACAGGTGGTCGCCTACCAATCCTAATGCAACATTACCTACAGGCCTGCCTGATCCATATGCATCCTATGCTGCTACCTCAGATTACTGGTTGGAAAATGCAAATTTTATCAGATGTAGAGATATCACTTTAGGTTACAGGGTAGATAACAAGTTAATTTCAAAGCAGAATGTCATTAAGAGTTTAAAGCTATCGCTGAACGTACAAAATCCTTTTATCATTACAAAATATAGAGGCATTGATCCTGAACTTCAGAACTACCTTGCATACCCAATGACAAAATCCTTTACAATCGGAGTAAATGCTGGTTTTTAA
- a CDS encoding FG-GAP repeat domain-containing protein, with the protein MKKRYIIGIFAIACLITLYSSCNRSTTDLSGKQLSKIYCISCHTYPEPALLPKYIWDKKVLPVMGAFADLYKDKNGVYKKIPKEYLNLRDPVIDPVHANIPTESWNKIVEFYLDQAPVKLANPVTAIDTIDNFAVLEAPKKSAKSFTTCVYFDASSKLLFQSNYADKVLNIFDEKLKFKTSLPFCEGVVNVSPIGNQKDGDHFLITHIGSLQPNGGTANGFVEDVIIKKSKIVGRVKLCDSLYRPVQTLLCDVDKDGRKDIIVCEFGFMKGQLSLFKNIGINQYKKITLSNIVGAEKMYIDDINNDGMPDLWVLFAHDIEGIYQFINKGNGKFVQKPVINFPPSYGSSSFDIIDMDNDGKKDIIYTSGDNADFSPVLKPYHGIYIYKNMGRDFKQKFFLHLNGCYKAMPADFNGDGKMDLAAISFSADFENNPKEGFVWLLNHGNNDFKTFTDSRTIGLGRWICMDVADINRDGRPDVILGNMAAIANNNRELMQKWLKGPELIVVKTKP; encoded by the coding sequence ATGAAGAAAAGGTATATAATAGGCATTTTTGCAATAGCTTGTCTGATAACGTTATATAGCAGCTGTAATCGGTCAACAACTGATCTATCTGGAAAACAGTTATCGAAAATTTATTGTATTTCTTGTCATACCTATCCAGAGCCAGCACTTTTACCAAAATACATCTGGGATAAAAAAGTTTTGCCGGTAATGGGAGCTTTTGCTGATTTATATAAAGATAAGAATGGTGTATATAAGAAAATTCCGAAAGAGTACCTCAACTTAAGAGATCCGGTAATTGACCCTGTTCATGCTAACATTCCCACTGAATCATGGAATAAGATAGTGGAGTTCTATTTGGATCAGGCGCCGGTAAAACTGGCAAACCCAGTTACAGCAATCGATACCATTGATAATTTTGCCGTTTTAGAAGCACCAAAAAAGAGCGCAAAGTCATTCACAACCTGCGTTTATTTTGATGCTTCATCAAAATTGCTGTTTCAATCGAACTATGCAGATAAGGTACTAAATATCTTTGATGAAAAACTAAAATTCAAAACTAGTTTACCTTTCTGTGAAGGTGTTGTAAATGTATCTCCGATTGGTAATCAGAAAGATGGAGATCATTTTCTAATTACTCATATAGGCAGTTTACAGCCTAATGGTGGAACTGCCAACGGATTTGTGGAAGACGTTATAATTAAAAAAAGCAAAATTGTTGGTCGTGTAAAACTTTGCGACAGCCTTTACAGGCCCGTACAAACTTTGCTTTGTGATGTTGACAAAGATGGGAGGAAAGATATAATTGTTTGCGAATTTGGTTTTATGAAAGGGCAATTGAGCCTTTTTAAAAATATCGGGATTAACCAGTATAAAAAAATTACCCTTTCAAATATTGTCGGAGCCGAAAAAATGTACATAGATGACATTAACAATGACGGTATGCCCGATCTATGGGTTCTTTTTGCCCATGATATAGAAGGCATATATCAATTTATAAACAAGGGCAATGGTAAGTTCGTTCAGAAACCGGTAATTAATTTTCCACCTTCTTATGGCTCGAGCAGTTTTGATATTATTGATATGGATAATGATGGTAAAAAAGACATTATATATACCAGTGGAGACAATGCAGATTTTTCTCCGGTTTTAAAGCCCTATCATGGCATTTATATTTATAAAAACATGGGTAGAGATTTTAAACAGAAATTCTTTCTCCATCTGAATGGCTGTTATAAGGCAATGCCTGCTGATTTTAATGGTGATGGTAAAATGGATTTAGCAGCCATCAGTTTTTCTGCTGATTTTGAGAATAATCCTAAGGAAGGCTTTGTCTGGCTTTTAAATCATGGAAATAATGACTTTAAAACTTTTACAGATAGCAGAACCATTGGTTTAGGCAGATGGATCTGTATGGATGTTGCTGATATTAACCGGGATGGCAGACCTGATGTTATTTTAGGGAATATGGCCGCTATTGCCAATAACAATAGGGAATTAATGCAAAAATGGCTAAAAGGACCAGAGCTTATCGTAGTAAAAACCAAGCCATAA
- a CDS encoding RagB/SusD family nutrient uptake outer membrane protein, which yields MKLLSFFRNILLPVFALSVLCLSCEKAIVEKTYDKYSSTSFFQNAEDAKSAVTAMYSGMTEDGTYGGGYGAANEGWLVQSSFTSDELICSWGWDGWPKLNQINFSEDFSQLLNHYNSLIPKVSQISINIEKIQPIVMDSKLKIRYTAELKALRGHYSWMLYNLYGPVPIRLSASEASDPNTKSIPRPTKEWMVTQIIKDYNEAIPDLPKCSELAGSDYGRMTKDACYMGLMKLYMHEKRWTDAIAAGRQLQQLGHSLQPNYKDIFTYANNGSSQEIILAIPCRTDATNTNLWLAHSLPGNYVDPNGLNLTQWGGYKMPWKTYDKFASSDKRLSVLLAKWTTTGGATFDARANNYIGAIPMKYGPDPTAISEQQGTNIVVWRYADALLLLAEAINETQGPVQEAYDLINQVRTRAGVVNYTPGQFNQLQFRNKLMDERLFELWCEGSRREDMIRWGTYIQHAKDEGSVFAKPEFVLYPIPRKAITESNGIIVQNPGY from the coding sequence ATGAAATTATTAAGCTTTTTTAGAAATATACTATTGCCAGTATTCGCACTTTCTGTGCTATGTCTGTCTTGCGAAAAAGCCATCGTTGAAAAGACATATGATAAGTATTCTTCAACAAGTTTTTTTCAAAATGCCGAGGATGCAAAATCGGCTGTTACCGCTATGTATTCGGGAATGACGGAGGATGGTACGTATGGTGGCGGTTATGGAGCGGCAAATGAGGGTTGGCTGGTACAATCTAGTTTTACCAGTGACGAACTGATTTGTTCGTGGGGCTGGGATGGATGGCCAAAATTAAATCAGATCAATTTTTCGGAAGATTTTTCACAGTTATTAAACCACTATAACTCGTTAATACCCAAAGTATCACAGATATCAATAAACATAGAGAAGATTCAGCCGATTGTAATGGATAGCAAGCTCAAGATCAGATATACTGCTGAACTTAAAGCACTGAGGGGCCATTATAGCTGGATGCTTTATAACCTTTATGGCCCTGTTCCGATTAGGCTAAGTGCGAGTGAAGCTTCTGATCCCAATACAAAGTCGATTCCGAGACCTACAAAAGAATGGATGGTGACACAGATCATTAAGGATTATAATGAAGCGATACCTGATTTGCCTAAATGTAGTGAGCTTGCCGGATCTGATTACGGACGTATGACTAAAGATGCTTGTTATATGGGCTTAATGAAGTTATACATGCACGAAAAAAGATGGACTGATGCTATTGCAGCAGGAAGGCAGCTACAACAGCTAGGACACAGTTTACAGCCAAATTATAAGGATATATTTACCTATGCCAACAATGGCAGCAGTCAGGAAATAATTCTTGCTATTCCATGCCGTACTGACGCAACTAATACCAATTTATGGCTTGCCCATTCGTTACCAGGTAACTACGTCGATCCAAATGGCTTAAACCTGACACAATGGGGTGGTTATAAAATGCCATGGAAGACCTATGATAAATTTGCTTCTTCAGATAAACGTTTAAGTGTGTTGTTAGCAAAATGGACAACAACAGGTGGAGCTACCTTTGATGCAAGGGCCAATAATTATATTGGTGCAATACCGATGAAATATGGTCCAGATCCAACTGCTATTAGTGAGCAACAGGGAACAAATATTGTGGTATGGAGATATGCAGATGCGCTTTTACTTCTTGCTGAAGCCATTAACGAAACACAGGGTCCTGTACAGGAAGCTTATGATTTAATTAATCAGGTAAGAACCCGTGCCGGTGTTGTAAATTACACACCTGGCCAATTTAATCAGCTACAGTTTAGAAATAAACTAATGGATGAACGTCTTTTCGAACTTTGGTGCGAAGGCAGTAGACGAGAAGATATGATCAGATGGGGAACTTATATTCAGCATGCGAAAGATGAAGGTTCCGTATTTGCAAAACCAGAATTTGTACTTTATCCAATTCCGAGAAAGGCAATAACGGAAAGCAATGGCATAATAGTACAGAACCCGGGATACTAA